A genomic stretch from Hemibagrus wyckioides isolate EC202008001 linkage group LG18, SWU_Hwy_1.0, whole genome shotgun sequence includes:
- the znf532 gene encoding zinc finger protein 532 isoform X1, with product MGDMKTPDFDDLLAAFDIPDMVDPKAAIESGHDDHEGQLKPNIHHDEDSHVPSTPDVGVSVIVKNVRNIDANDHSLSDKEIHSSVGNGIHNGFLAMSPNNRFSKDGDKHQKGGNHGTEVTGSRYNQFSPISSADEFDDDDKIEVDDPLDRQNNLPCFRPNPLTGLSSKREELHSNLSGNGPSKMGTNGSYNHSKTGNTNTNGTLGNPNAYDPPKLRKTEDQVKEVLNGQDGKEGREPVVGLSMSNLSQAKAKSSAKLSSCIAAIAALSAKKASTDLTAAEPTVNNQDSPKEAKESPKMTEKIPEQESALELSKKMLSKQPESPCSVTSENSSKGSPSSPAGSTPVIPKVRIKTIKTSSGQIKRTVTRVLPEFDPEGLKKGIDSGSIVVSSFLSSPTSNSVLSSPTRTALPTTVVATSGGSTIEVTKQMTIKPVATAFLPVSAVKTAGSQVINLKLANNTTVKATVIPAASVQSASNAILKAANAIQQQTVVVPASSLANTKLVPKTLHLTNLNLLPQATSASELHQVLSKPQQPIKQAMMASQPPKKVSRVQVLASSQSSVVEAFNKVLSSINPVPVYVPNLCPPSSACISLPSRGYKCLECGDSFALEKSLTQHYERRSVRIEVTCNHCSKNLVFYNKCSLLSHARGHKDKGVVMQCSHLILKPIPADQMILAPSVTSSAPISTTGHGSSTGNQGKSETTVISAPSSVPVVAAMPLDEDVSRVCRSNLKCLECNELFQDESSLAMHYQQAAESSGQKSCTICQMLLPNQCSFASHQRIHQHKSPYICPECGAICRSVHFQSHVTKNCLHYTRRVGYRCVHCSVIFADVAALKSHTQGSHCEIFYKCPICPMAFKSAPGTHSHAYTQHPGVKIGEPKLIYKCSMCDTVFTQQILLYTHFDQHLSSQKVSVFKCPDCSMHYAQKQLMLDHIKSTHGTLKTIDGPPNLGINLPLSSKPINSLTPNSNSKDSAPLNSLDKEGKKPSSPVKKTAKGTDDRHKKPVSSSMLSSGPGWTCKECDRLFTQREVFIAHMKREHGKQLKKHPCRQCEKSFSSSHSLCRHNRIKHKGVRKVYSCPHCSDSKRTFTKRLLLEKHIQLIHGMKEAERRSALESSSTEEAAVKEQVRSPKRKLNSDGEDAEEEEEEEDEEERREGIPSHERTASSCPQPMKKLKVSVLKTHRCAVCTFSTTELPIFQKHLPSHKTDGSSHQCSECGLCYTSRHSLARHLFIVHKMKEPPNSEQQENAPNVPDTQCRVCGKTFDTEPALNTHMRTHGMAFIKSKRLSAAEK from the exons ATGGGCGACATGAAAACCCCGGACTTCGATGATCTACTTGCGGCCTTTGACATTCCTGATATGGTCGACCCCAAGGCCGCTATCGAATCCGGCCACGATGACCACGAGGGGCAGCTCAAACCAAACATCCACCATGATGAGGACTCCCACGTTCCCTCAACACCAGATGTCGGAGTGAGCGTTATTGTCAAGAATGTTCGAAACATCGATGCTAATGATCACTCGCTTTCAGACAAAGAGATCCATTCGTCAGTCGGAAACGGAATACACAACGGGTTCTTGGCCATGTCGCCTAACAACAGGTTTAGCAAAGATGGCGACAAGCATCAAAAAGGTGGAAATCATGGAACAGAAGTAACTGGCTCCAGGTATAACCAGTTTAGCCCCATTTCCAGTGCTGACGagtttgatgatgatgacaagaTTGAAGTAGATGACCCTTTGGACAGGCAAAACAATTTACCTTGTTTCAGACCAAATCCTCTTACAGGACTTAGTTCTAAGCGTGAGGAGCTTCATTCTAATCTTTCAGGCAATGGTCCATCTAAGATGGGAACTAATGGCAGTTACAACCATTCAAAAACTGGAAACACTAATACCAATGGTACTTTAGGAAACCCAAATGCCTATGATCCTCCAAAACTAAGAAAAACAGAGGACCAAGTCAAAGAGGTACTCAATGGCCAAGATgggaaagaaggaagggagCCAGTTGTTGGGTTGAGTATGTCCAACCTGTCTCAAGCCAAGGCTAAATCATCTGCCAAGCTCTCATCCTGCATTGCTGCTATTGCTGCTCTTAGTGCAAAAAAGGCCAGCACGGACTTGACAGCTGCTGAACCCACTGTCAATAATCAGGACTCTCCAAAAGAGGCTAAGGAGAGTccaaaaatgacagaaaaaatcCCAGAGCAAGAGTCAGCCCTGGAGCTTTCCAAGAAAATGCTTTCCAAACAGCCAGAGAGTCCTTGTAGTGTTACCAGCGAGAACAGCAGCAAGGGGTCTCCCTCATCCCCTGCGGGATCCACCCCTGTCATTCCCAAAGTGCGTATTAAAACCATCAAGACGTCTTCAGGCCAGATCAAGAGGACTGTCACCAGGGTACTGCCAGAGTTTGACCCTGAAGGTCTGAAGAAGGGTATCGACTCGGGATCCATTGTGGTATCTTCCTTCTTGTCTTCTCCCACATCAAACTCTGTTTTGTCATCTCCTACCCGAACAGCACTCCCTACCACTGTGGTGGCCACTTCTGGAGGTTCAACCATTGAAGTCACGAAGCAAATGACCATCAAGCCTGTTGCTACTGCCTTTCTACCAGTGTCTGCAGTAAAAACTGCTGGTTCCCAGGTAATTAACTTAAAATTGGCAAACAATACAACAGTAAAAGCCACGGTCATACCTGCTGCATCTGTTCAAAGTGCCAGCAATGCCATCCTCAAAGCTGCCAATGCTATTCAGCAACAAACTGTTGTGGTACCTGCTTCCAGCCTTGCCAACACCAAACTTGTGCCAAAGACTCTTCATCTTACCAACTTGAACCTTCTTCCTCAAGCTACATCAGCTTCCGAACTCCACCAGGTTTTGTCCAAACCCCAGCAACCCATCAAACAAGCCATGATGGCTAGTCAACCTCCTAAGAAAGTGTCCCGTGTGCAGGTGCTGGCCAGTTCTCAGAGTTCAGTTGTCGAGGCCTTCAACAAAGTCTTGAGCAGCATCAACCCTGTGCCGGTGTATGTCCCAAACCTGTGCCCTCCCTCCTCAGCATGTATTTCTTTACCGTCCCGTGGCTATAAATGCCTTGAGTGTGGTGACTCCTTTGCTCTCGAGAAAAGTCTAACTCAACATTATGAGAGAAGAAGTGTTCGTATTGAAGTTACATGCAACCACTGCTCCAAGAACTTGGTCTTTTACAACAAGTGCAGTCTTCTATCCCATGCCAGAGGCCACAAGGACAAAGGTGTGGTCATGCAGTGTTCCCACCTTATCTTAAAGCCCATCCCTGCGGATCAGATGATCTTGGCCCCATCTGTGACCTCTAGTGCCCCCATTTCAACTACAGGTCATGGTTCTTCTACAGGAAATCAAGGGAAAAGTGAAACAACAGTGATCTCGGCACCTTCTTCTGTGCCTGTAGTGGCTGCCATGCCCCTAGATGAAGATGTTTCCCGAGTGTGTCGATCGAATCTCAAGTGCTTGGAGTGTAACGAGCTGTTTCAGGATGAGTCGTCTCTGGCCATGCACTATCAACAGGCTGCTGAGTCAAGTGGACAA AAATCCTGCaccatctgccaaatgctgctGCCAAACCAGTGCAGCTTCGCCTCTCATCAGCGAATCCATCAGCACAAGTCTCCGTACATCTGCCCAGAGTGCGGCGCCATCTGTCGCTCCGTCCATTTCCAATCCCATGTCACCAAGAACTGCCTGCACTACACGCGCCGAGTGGGCTACCG GTGTGTCCACTGTAGCGTGATCTTTGCTGACGTCGCTGCTCTTAAGTCACATACCCAGGGCTCGCACTGTGAGATCTTCTACAAATGCCCTATCTGCCCCATGGCCTTCAAATCTGCCCCGGGAACTCACTCGCATGCCTACACTCAGCACCCGGGTGTGAAGATTGGAGAGCCCAA gtTGATCTACAAGTGCTCTATGTGTGATACCGTCTTCACCCAGCAGATtctgctctacacacactttGACCAGCATCTTTCCAGTCAGAAAGTGTCTGTGTTCAAGTGTCCGGACTGCTCCATGCACTACGCCCAGAAGCAGCTCATGCTAGATCATATTAAG TCGACACACGGGACACTTAAGACCATCGACGGTCCCCCGAACCTCGGCATTAACCTCCCGCTCAGTAGCAAGCCCATCAACTCCCTGACCCCCAATTCCAACAGCAAAGACTCAGCTCCCCTAAACAGCCTGGACAAGGAGGGCAAGAAGCCCTCGTCTCCAGTGAAGAAAACCGCCAAAGGGACAGACGACCGACACAAAAAACCTGTCTCGTCCTCCATGTTGTCCTCGGGTCCTGGCTGGACGTGTAAGGAGTGCGATCGGCTATTCACACAGAGAGAAGTCTTCATTGCTCACATGAAGAGAGAGCATGGGAAG cAGCTGAAGAAGCATCCGTGTCGTCAGTGCGAGAAGTCGTTCAGTTCCTCACACAGTCTCTGCAGACATAATCGCATCAAACATAAAGGCGTCCGAAAAGTTTACTCCTGTCC TCACTGTTCGGACTCCAAACGCACTTTCACCAAGAGGCTGCTGCTGGAGAAACACATCCAGCTGATACACGGCATGAAGGAGGCGGAGAGAAGGTCAGCGCTGGAGTCCAGCAGCACGGAGGAGGCCGCTGTTAAAGAGCAG GTACGCAGCCCCAAACGAAAGCTCAACTCTGATGGCGAGGACGccgaagaagaggaagaggaagaagatgaggaagagcGCCGTGAGGGAATCCCCAGCCACGAGCGCACGGCCTCCTCGTGCCCTCAGCCCATGAAGAAGCTGAAGGTGAGCGTGTTAAAGACTCACAGATGTGCCGTGTGCACCTTCTCCACCACCGAGCTGCCAATCTTCCAGAAACATCTCCCGTCGCACAAGACGGACGGCTCGTCGCACCAGTGCTCCGAGTGCGGCCTGTGCTACACGTCGCGCCACTCGCTCGCGCGCCACCTCTTCATTGTGCACAAGATGAAGGAGCCTCCGAACTCCGAGCAGCAGGAGAACGCTCCCAACGTGCCGGACACGCAGTGCAGGGTGTGCGGCAAGACGTTCGACACAGAGCctgctctaaacacacacatgcgcacgcACGGCATGGCCTTCATAAAATCCAAGAGACTGAGCGCGGCTGAGAAGTGA
- the znf532 gene encoding zinc finger protein 532 isoform X2: MGDMKTPDFDDLLAAFDIPDMVDPKAAIESGHDDHEGQLKPNIHHDEDSHVPSTPDVGVSVIVKNVRNIDANDHSLSDKEIHSSVGNGIHNGFLAMSPNNRFSKDGDKHQKGGNHGTEVTGSRYNQFSPISSADEFDDDDKIEVDDPLDRQNNLPCFRPNPLTGLSSKREELHSNLSGNGPSKMGTNGSYNHSKTGNTNTNGTLGNPNAYDPPKLRKTEDQVKEVLNGQDGKEGREPVVGLSMSNLSQAKAKSSAKLSSCIAAIAALSAKKASTDLTAAEPTVNNQDSPKEAKESPKMTEKIPEQESALELSKKMLSKQPESPCSVTSENSSKGSPSSPAGSTPVIPKVRIKTIKTSSGQIKRTVTRVLPEFDPEGLKKGIDSGSIVVSSFLSSPTSNSVLSSPTRTALPTTVVATSGGSTIEVTKQMTIKPVATAFLPVSAVKTAGSQVINLKLANNTTVKATVIPAASVQSASNAILKAANAIQQQTVVVPASSLANTKLVPKTLHLTNLNLLPQATSASELHQVLSKPQQPIKQAMMASQPPKKVSRVQVLASSQSSVVEAFNKVLSSINPVPVYVPNLCPPSSACISLPSRGYKCLECGDSFALEKSLTQHYERRSVRIEVTCNHCSKNLVFYNKCSLLSHARGHKDKGVVMQCSHLILKPIPADQMILAPSVTSSAPISTTGHGSSTGNQGKSETTVISAPSSVPVVAAMPLDEDVSRVCRSNLKCLECNELFQDESSLAMHYQQAAESSGQKSCTICQMLLPNQCSFASHQRIHQHKSPYICPECGAICRSVHFQSHVTKNCLHYTRRVGYRCVHCSVIFADVAALKSHTQGSHCEIFYKCPICPMAFKSAPGTHSHAYTQHPGVKIGEPKLIYKCSMCDTVFTQQILLYTHFDQHLSSQKVSVFKCPDCSMHYAQKQLMLDHIKSTHGTLKTIDGPPNLGINLPLSSKPINSLTPNSNSKDSAPLNSLDKEGKKPSSPVKKTAKGTDDRHKKPVSSSMLSSGPGWTCKECDRLFTQREVFIAHMKREHGKLKKHPCRQCEKSFSSSHSLCRHNRIKHKGVRKVYSCPHCSDSKRTFTKRLLLEKHIQLIHGMKEAERRSALESSSTEEAAVKEQVRSPKRKLNSDGEDAEEEEEEEDEEERREGIPSHERTASSCPQPMKKLKVSVLKTHRCAVCTFSTTELPIFQKHLPSHKTDGSSHQCSECGLCYTSRHSLARHLFIVHKMKEPPNSEQQENAPNVPDTQCRVCGKTFDTEPALNTHMRTHGMAFIKSKRLSAAEK; this comes from the exons ATGGGCGACATGAAAACCCCGGACTTCGATGATCTACTTGCGGCCTTTGACATTCCTGATATGGTCGACCCCAAGGCCGCTATCGAATCCGGCCACGATGACCACGAGGGGCAGCTCAAACCAAACATCCACCATGATGAGGACTCCCACGTTCCCTCAACACCAGATGTCGGAGTGAGCGTTATTGTCAAGAATGTTCGAAACATCGATGCTAATGATCACTCGCTTTCAGACAAAGAGATCCATTCGTCAGTCGGAAACGGAATACACAACGGGTTCTTGGCCATGTCGCCTAACAACAGGTTTAGCAAAGATGGCGACAAGCATCAAAAAGGTGGAAATCATGGAACAGAAGTAACTGGCTCCAGGTATAACCAGTTTAGCCCCATTTCCAGTGCTGACGagtttgatgatgatgacaagaTTGAAGTAGATGACCCTTTGGACAGGCAAAACAATTTACCTTGTTTCAGACCAAATCCTCTTACAGGACTTAGTTCTAAGCGTGAGGAGCTTCATTCTAATCTTTCAGGCAATGGTCCATCTAAGATGGGAACTAATGGCAGTTACAACCATTCAAAAACTGGAAACACTAATACCAATGGTACTTTAGGAAACCCAAATGCCTATGATCCTCCAAAACTAAGAAAAACAGAGGACCAAGTCAAAGAGGTACTCAATGGCCAAGATgggaaagaaggaagggagCCAGTTGTTGGGTTGAGTATGTCCAACCTGTCTCAAGCCAAGGCTAAATCATCTGCCAAGCTCTCATCCTGCATTGCTGCTATTGCTGCTCTTAGTGCAAAAAAGGCCAGCACGGACTTGACAGCTGCTGAACCCACTGTCAATAATCAGGACTCTCCAAAAGAGGCTAAGGAGAGTccaaaaatgacagaaaaaatcCCAGAGCAAGAGTCAGCCCTGGAGCTTTCCAAGAAAATGCTTTCCAAACAGCCAGAGAGTCCTTGTAGTGTTACCAGCGAGAACAGCAGCAAGGGGTCTCCCTCATCCCCTGCGGGATCCACCCCTGTCATTCCCAAAGTGCGTATTAAAACCATCAAGACGTCTTCAGGCCAGATCAAGAGGACTGTCACCAGGGTACTGCCAGAGTTTGACCCTGAAGGTCTGAAGAAGGGTATCGACTCGGGATCCATTGTGGTATCTTCCTTCTTGTCTTCTCCCACATCAAACTCTGTTTTGTCATCTCCTACCCGAACAGCACTCCCTACCACTGTGGTGGCCACTTCTGGAGGTTCAACCATTGAAGTCACGAAGCAAATGACCATCAAGCCTGTTGCTACTGCCTTTCTACCAGTGTCTGCAGTAAAAACTGCTGGTTCCCAGGTAATTAACTTAAAATTGGCAAACAATACAACAGTAAAAGCCACGGTCATACCTGCTGCATCTGTTCAAAGTGCCAGCAATGCCATCCTCAAAGCTGCCAATGCTATTCAGCAACAAACTGTTGTGGTACCTGCTTCCAGCCTTGCCAACACCAAACTTGTGCCAAAGACTCTTCATCTTACCAACTTGAACCTTCTTCCTCAAGCTACATCAGCTTCCGAACTCCACCAGGTTTTGTCCAAACCCCAGCAACCCATCAAACAAGCCATGATGGCTAGTCAACCTCCTAAGAAAGTGTCCCGTGTGCAGGTGCTGGCCAGTTCTCAGAGTTCAGTTGTCGAGGCCTTCAACAAAGTCTTGAGCAGCATCAACCCTGTGCCGGTGTATGTCCCAAACCTGTGCCCTCCCTCCTCAGCATGTATTTCTTTACCGTCCCGTGGCTATAAATGCCTTGAGTGTGGTGACTCCTTTGCTCTCGAGAAAAGTCTAACTCAACATTATGAGAGAAGAAGTGTTCGTATTGAAGTTACATGCAACCACTGCTCCAAGAACTTGGTCTTTTACAACAAGTGCAGTCTTCTATCCCATGCCAGAGGCCACAAGGACAAAGGTGTGGTCATGCAGTGTTCCCACCTTATCTTAAAGCCCATCCCTGCGGATCAGATGATCTTGGCCCCATCTGTGACCTCTAGTGCCCCCATTTCAACTACAGGTCATGGTTCTTCTACAGGAAATCAAGGGAAAAGTGAAACAACAGTGATCTCGGCACCTTCTTCTGTGCCTGTAGTGGCTGCCATGCCCCTAGATGAAGATGTTTCCCGAGTGTGTCGATCGAATCTCAAGTGCTTGGAGTGTAACGAGCTGTTTCAGGATGAGTCGTCTCTGGCCATGCACTATCAACAGGCTGCTGAGTCAAGTGGACAA AAATCCTGCaccatctgccaaatgctgctGCCAAACCAGTGCAGCTTCGCCTCTCATCAGCGAATCCATCAGCACAAGTCTCCGTACATCTGCCCAGAGTGCGGCGCCATCTGTCGCTCCGTCCATTTCCAATCCCATGTCACCAAGAACTGCCTGCACTACACGCGCCGAGTGGGCTACCG GTGTGTCCACTGTAGCGTGATCTTTGCTGACGTCGCTGCTCTTAAGTCACATACCCAGGGCTCGCACTGTGAGATCTTCTACAAATGCCCTATCTGCCCCATGGCCTTCAAATCTGCCCCGGGAACTCACTCGCATGCCTACACTCAGCACCCGGGTGTGAAGATTGGAGAGCCCAA gtTGATCTACAAGTGCTCTATGTGTGATACCGTCTTCACCCAGCAGATtctgctctacacacactttGACCAGCATCTTTCCAGTCAGAAAGTGTCTGTGTTCAAGTGTCCGGACTGCTCCATGCACTACGCCCAGAAGCAGCTCATGCTAGATCATATTAAG TCGACACACGGGACACTTAAGACCATCGACGGTCCCCCGAACCTCGGCATTAACCTCCCGCTCAGTAGCAAGCCCATCAACTCCCTGACCCCCAATTCCAACAGCAAAGACTCAGCTCCCCTAAACAGCCTGGACAAGGAGGGCAAGAAGCCCTCGTCTCCAGTGAAGAAAACCGCCAAAGGGACAGACGACCGACACAAAAAACCTGTCTCGTCCTCCATGTTGTCCTCGGGTCCTGGCTGGACGTGTAAGGAGTGCGATCGGCTATTCACACAGAGAGAAGTCTTCATTGCTCACATGAAGAGAGAGCATGGGAAG CTGAAGAAGCATCCGTGTCGTCAGTGCGAGAAGTCGTTCAGTTCCTCACACAGTCTCTGCAGACATAATCGCATCAAACATAAAGGCGTCCGAAAAGTTTACTCCTGTCC TCACTGTTCGGACTCCAAACGCACTTTCACCAAGAGGCTGCTGCTGGAGAAACACATCCAGCTGATACACGGCATGAAGGAGGCGGAGAGAAGGTCAGCGCTGGAGTCCAGCAGCACGGAGGAGGCCGCTGTTAAAGAGCAG GTACGCAGCCCCAAACGAAAGCTCAACTCTGATGGCGAGGACGccgaagaagaggaagaggaagaagatgaggaagagcGCCGTGAGGGAATCCCCAGCCACGAGCGCACGGCCTCCTCGTGCCCTCAGCCCATGAAGAAGCTGAAGGTGAGCGTGTTAAAGACTCACAGATGTGCCGTGTGCACCTTCTCCACCACCGAGCTGCCAATCTTCCAGAAACATCTCCCGTCGCACAAGACGGACGGCTCGTCGCACCAGTGCTCCGAGTGCGGCCTGTGCTACACGTCGCGCCACTCGCTCGCGCGCCACCTCTTCATTGTGCACAAGATGAAGGAGCCTCCGAACTCCGAGCAGCAGGAGAACGCTCCCAACGTGCCGGACACGCAGTGCAGGGTGTGCGGCAAGACGTTCGACACAGAGCctgctctaaacacacacatgcgcacgcACGGCATGGCCTTCATAAAATCCAAGAGACTGAGCGCGGCTGAGAAGTGA
- the oacyl gene encoding O-acyltransferase like protein codes for MLQVRKACVLSTLCLFCCSWTAVCGLNISARCAQDAVMFLTELKESKPDKYAVLMYDALGKMGSDVEGGNMNRVGSLQECLSVQGPGFGGQYCQLFLQQGALDYFVGICVPDSCDEAEVSALTVYEDFVQGRTPVIPPVPDLFISEHTLAIFMTQCIGNNITPDPSAVVCLCVCCMIVALPLVATIYLAVLKWNKNREARSKVNPTGYGALLANSSTNQSKECILLQNTQVQERYNEREQEGRDTGRVMLFLRSLSVRFSGVCYSDVVCDGVCSQKAYPSLHGVRVLSLFWIICGHTVQLSAWSGLDNSKRWRAAVESNPLYVVAFSGPVYLAVDTFLLLGGLLSAKSFISCIQRSEDRLSLRLIVHFLFRRFKRIQPLHLFIVCVIVALFSFLRKGPFWFTAEDQILTCKEFWWSNLLLINNLITITHTCAPWTWYLSVDFQFYATTPFLIFLYRLNKHVMVGVAFTLLAMSCISSAFITALLHLPVHQPTTLDYESYFEYYYNKPYTRYGPYVIGILAGIYILAKKEDLIKQQWQAAAGWFVSLSVMAAIVGSAYALRGQGSPGHAVYQGLHRSLWALAVAWVILACEEGYGGFVNKFLSMNLWVPLSSISFACYLVHPLLILLYNSKQETLIHYTDLNLLYLFLAHSVLTVVLGWVLTVLIEKPYQLLSSRE; via the exons ATGCTGCAGGTGAGAAAAGCCTGCGTCCTGTCGACCCTCTGCCTCTTCTGCTGCTCCTGGACGGCTGTGTGCGGACTCAACATCAGCGCCAGATGTGCTCAGGATGCTGTGATGTTTCTCACAGAGCTGAAGGAAAGTAAACCGGACAAATACGCAGTGCTGA TGTATGATGCGCTGGGGAAGATGGGCAGTGATGTGGAAGGTGGGAACATGAACAGAGTCGGCTCTCTGCAGGAGTGTTTGTCCGTTCAAGGCCCTGGATTTGGAGGACAATACTGCCAGCTCTTCCTTCAACAG GGGGCGCTGGACTATTTTGTAGGTATCTGTGTGCCTGATTCCTGTGATGAAGCAGAAGTGAGTGCACTTACTGTCTACG AGGATTTTGTTCAGGGTCGAACCCCCGTCATTCCTCCTGTACCGGATCTGTTcatatcagaacacacactggcCATTTTTATGACTCAGTGTATCGGAAACAACATTACACCTGATCCATCTGCTGTAGTGTGTCT gtgtgtgtgttgcatgatTGTGGCTCTACCTCTTGTGGCGACCATCTATTTAGCTGTGCTCAAGTGGAATAAAAACAGAGAAgcaaggtcaaaggtcaaccCCACGGGCTATGGAGCACTTCTGGCCAACAGTTCAACCAATCAGAGCAAAGAATGCATTTTACTCCAAAACACACAAGTGCAGGAGCGCTACAacgagagagagcaggagggtCGAGACACAg GCCGTGTGATGTTGTTCCTGCGTTCACTCTCCGTCcggttcagtggtgtgtgttacagtgacgttgtgtgtgacggtgtgtgttCCCAAAAAGCTTATCCGTCTCTCCATGGCGTTCGTGTTCTCAGCCTCTTCTGGATCATCTGTGGACACACGGTGCAGCTCAGTGCCTGGAGTGGCCTCG atAACAGTAAGCGATGGAGAGCGGCTGTAGAGAGCAATCCTCTGTATGTGGTGGCGTTTAGCGGACCGGTTTATTTGGCTGTCGATACTTTTTTATTACTCGG tgGACTCCTGAGTGCAAAATCTTTTATCAGCTGCATCCAGAGATCAGAGGACAGGCTGAGCCTCCGACTGATCGTACACTTCCTGTTTAGGAGGTTTAAGAG GATCCAGCCGCTGCACCtcttcattgtgtgtgtgatcgtcGCTCTCTTCTCGTTTCTTCGTAAAGGTCCATTCTGGTTCACAGCTGAAGACCAAATACTGACCTGTAAGGAGTTCTGGTGGTCCAACCTTCTGCtcatcaacaacctgatcaccatcacacacacg TGTGCGCCATGGACCTGGTACCTCTCAGTCGATTTCCAGTTCTATGCAACGACCCCGTTCCTCATTTTTCTCTACAGACT gaaTAAGCATGTGATGGTGGGCGTGGCCTTTACTCTGCTGGCGATGTCATGCATTTCCAGCGCTTTTATCACTGCGCTTCTGCACTTACCTGTTCACCAACCCACAACACT TGATTATGAAAGCTACTTTGAATATTACTACAACAAGCCCTACACCAGATACGGTCCGTACGTGATCGGCATCCTCGCAGGAATTTACATCCTCGCCAAGAAGGAAGATCTCATAAAGCAGCAG TGGCAGGCGGCTGCTGGTTGgtttgtctctctgtccgtcATGGCCGCGATCGTGGGCTCGGCTTACGCACTGAGGGGTCAGGGGTCACCGGGTCACGCTGTGTATCAGGGTCTCCATCGCTCGCTCTGGGCACTCGCTGTGGCCTGGGTCATCCTCGCCTGTGAGGAAGGATACGGAG gttttgtGAATAAGTTCCTGTCCATGAACCTGTGGGTTCCCCTGTCCAGCATCAGCTTTGCCTGCTACCTCGTTCACCCTCTTCTCATTTTACTCTACAACTCCAAACAGGAGACTCTCATCCACTACACTGACCTCAACCTC ttgTACCTGTTCCTGGCTCACTCGGTTCTCACGGTGGTTCTAGGTTGGGTTCTCACTGTGCTGATTGAGAAACCCTATCAGCTCCTGAGTTCACGGGAATAA